The following are encoded together in the Osmia lignaria lignaria isolate PbOS001 chromosome 13, iyOsmLign1, whole genome shotgun sequence genome:
- the LOC117602264 gene encoding E3 ubiquitin-protein ligase MARCHF5 isoform X3 — protein sequence MSDNNLPHISYGLDPPGSIVRIESEIRSISRLSSIEETLRRFGTRRPERQTNELNNEAQDVQAAIVAPNEEPIAPVAISKPTENVQQSDVTDGASSPNQPEINASAVNSEDDKRYCWVCFATDEDDATASWVKPCHCRGTTKWVHQGCIQRWVDEKQKGRAGAHVACPQCNTEYIIVYPNMGPLVIVLDTIDGIIFRICPFIAASIVAASIYWTAVTYGAVTVMQVVGLKDGLAMMEQADPLVLLVGLPTIPILLVLGKMLRWEDQALNLLRRHACKVPILRHFLPSSDDRVQSEEMPPMSDPVSATRILCGALLLPSIASICGKIFFESIHSNFQRTLLGGIAFITIKGAFKIYHKQQQYVRQCQRRIMDYTENNVALYRRQQNSETQTS from the exons ATGTCAGATAACAATTTACCACATATTTCATATGGACTTGATCCTCCTGGTAGTATAGTACGCATTGAATCTGAGATTAGATCTATTAGTCGTCTTTCAAGTATAGAGGAAACTTTAAGAAGATTTGGCACCAGAAGGCCAGAAAGACAGACTAATGAATTGAATAATG AAGCGCAGGATGTTCAGGCTGCAATAGTTGCACCTAATGAAGAACCTATTGCACCTGTTGCAATATCTAAACCTACAGAGAATGTGCAACAAAGTGATGTGACTGATGGTGCATCTTCTCCAAATCAACCAGAAATTAATGCATCAGCGGTAAATTCTGAAGACGA CAAAAGATATTGTTGGGTGTGTTTTGCAACAGACGAAGATGATGCAACAGCATCATGGGTAAAACCATGTCATTGTCGCGGTACAACTAAATGGGTTCATCAAGGATGTATACAAAGATGGGTCGACGAGAAACAAAAAGGACGAGCGGGTGCACATGTAGCATGTCCGCAATGTAATACGGAGTATATTATTGTATATCCAAATATGG gTCCGTTAGTTATAGTACTGGATACAATTGATGGAATAATTTTTCGTATCTGCCCTTTTATCGCGGCTAGCATAGTTGCTGCATCTATATATTGGACTGCTGTAACATATGGAGCTGTCACTGTTATGCAAGTAGTTGGCCTTAAAGATGGTCTAGCTATGATGGAGCAAGCTGATCCTTTGGTGTTATTAGTTGGTTTGCCAACTATTCCAATATTATTAGTTTtgggtaaaatgttaagatggGAAGATCAGGCACTTAACCTTCTGAGGAGACACGCGTGTAAAGTTCCTATTTTAAGGCATTTTTTACCCAGTAG TGATGACAGAGTACAATCTGAGGAAATGCCACCTATGAGTGATCCAGTATCAGCGACGCGCATTCTTTGTGGTGCACTTTTATTGCCGAGTATTGCCAGCAtatgtggaaaaatattttttgaaagtaTACACTCCAATTTTCAAAGGACGTTACTT GGAGGTATAGCATTTATAACAATAAAAGGTGCATTCAAAATTTATCATAAACAACAGCAATATGTAAGACAGTGTCAGCGTCGGATAATGGATTATACGGAGAATAACGTCGCACTGTATAGAAGACAGCAAAATTCTGAAACGCAGACAAGTTAA
- the LOC117602264 gene encoding E3 ubiquitin-protein ligase MARCHF5 isoform X1, whose protein sequence is MSDNNLPHISYGLDPPGSIVRIESEIRSISRLSSIEETLRRFGTRRPERQTNELNNEAQDVQAAIVAPNEEPIAPVAISKPTENVQQSDVTDGASSPNQPEINASAVNSEDDKRYCWVCFATDEDDATASWVKPCHCRGTTKWVHQGCIQRWVDEKQKGRAGAHVACPQCNTEYIIVYPNMGPLVIVLDTIDGIIFRICPFIAASIVAASIYWTAVTYGAVTVMQVVGLKDGLAMMEQADPLVLLVGLPTIPILLVLGKMLRWEDQALNLLRRHACKVPILRHFLPSSYSSDDRVQSEEMPPMSDPVSATRILCGALLLPSIASICGKIFFESIHSNFQRTLLGGIAFITIKGAFKIYHKQQQYVRQCQRRIMDYTENNVALYRRQQNSETQTS, encoded by the exons ATGTCAGATAACAATTTACCACATATTTCATATGGACTTGATCCTCCTGGTAGTATAGTACGCATTGAATCTGAGATTAGATCTATTAGTCGTCTTTCAAGTATAGAGGAAACTTTAAGAAGATTTGGCACCAGAAGGCCAGAAAGACAGACTAATGAATTGAATAATG AAGCGCAGGATGTTCAGGCTGCAATAGTTGCACCTAATGAAGAACCTATTGCACCTGTTGCAATATCTAAACCTACAGAGAATGTGCAACAAAGTGATGTGACTGATGGTGCATCTTCTCCAAATCAACCAGAAATTAATGCATCAGCGGTAAATTCTGAAGACGA CAAAAGATATTGTTGGGTGTGTTTTGCAACAGACGAAGATGATGCAACAGCATCATGGGTAAAACCATGTCATTGTCGCGGTACAACTAAATGGGTTCATCAAGGATGTATACAAAGATGGGTCGACGAGAAACAAAAAGGACGAGCGGGTGCACATGTAGCATGTCCGCAATGTAATACGGAGTATATTATTGTATATCCAAATATGG gTCCGTTAGTTATAGTACTGGATACAATTGATGGAATAATTTTTCGTATCTGCCCTTTTATCGCGGCTAGCATAGTTGCTGCATCTATATATTGGACTGCTGTAACATATGGAGCTGTCACTGTTATGCAAGTAGTTGGCCTTAAAGATGGTCTAGCTATGATGGAGCAAGCTGATCCTTTGGTGTTATTAGTTGGTTTGCCAACTATTCCAATATTATTAGTTTtgggtaaaatgttaagatggGAAGATCAGGCACTTAACCTTCTGAGGAGACACGCGTGTAAAGTTCCTATTTTAAGGCATTTTTTACCCAGTAG TTATTCAAGTGATGACAGAGTACAATCTGAGGAAATGCCACCTATGAGTGATCCAGTATCAGCGACGCGCATTCTTTGTGGTGCACTTTTATTGCCGAGTATTGCCAGCAtatgtggaaaaatattttttgaaagtaTACACTCCAATTTTCAAAGGACGTTACTT GGAGGTATAGCATTTATAACAATAAAAGGTGCATTCAAAATTTATCATAAACAACAGCAATATGTAAGACAGTGTCAGCGTCGGATAATGGATTATACGGAGAATAACGTCGCACTGTATAGAAGACAGCAAAATTCTGAAACGCAGACAAGTTAA
- the LOC117602264 gene encoding E3 ubiquitin-protein ligase MARCHF5 isoform X2 has translation MSDNNLPHISYGLDPPGSIVRIESEIRSISRLSSIEETLRRFGTRRPERQTNELNNAQDVQAAIVAPNEEPIAPVAISKPTENVQQSDVTDGASSPNQPEINASAVNSEDDKRYCWVCFATDEDDATASWVKPCHCRGTTKWVHQGCIQRWVDEKQKGRAGAHVACPQCNTEYIIVYPNMGPLVIVLDTIDGIIFRICPFIAASIVAASIYWTAVTYGAVTVMQVVGLKDGLAMMEQADPLVLLVGLPTIPILLVLGKMLRWEDQALNLLRRHACKVPILRHFLPSSYSSDDRVQSEEMPPMSDPVSATRILCGALLLPSIASICGKIFFESIHSNFQRTLLGGIAFITIKGAFKIYHKQQQYVRQCQRRIMDYTENNVALYRRQQNSETQTS, from the exons ATGTCAGATAACAATTTACCACATATTTCATATGGACTTGATCCTCCTGGTAGTATAGTACGCATTGAATCTGAGATTAGATCTATTAGTCGTCTTTCAAGTATAGAGGAAACTTTAAGAAGATTTGGCACCAGAAGGCCAGAAAGACAGACTAATGAATTGAATAATG CGCAGGATGTTCAGGCTGCAATAGTTGCACCTAATGAAGAACCTATTGCACCTGTTGCAATATCTAAACCTACAGAGAATGTGCAACAAAGTGATGTGACTGATGGTGCATCTTCTCCAAATCAACCAGAAATTAATGCATCAGCGGTAAATTCTGAAGACGA CAAAAGATATTGTTGGGTGTGTTTTGCAACAGACGAAGATGATGCAACAGCATCATGGGTAAAACCATGTCATTGTCGCGGTACAACTAAATGGGTTCATCAAGGATGTATACAAAGATGGGTCGACGAGAAACAAAAAGGACGAGCGGGTGCACATGTAGCATGTCCGCAATGTAATACGGAGTATATTATTGTATATCCAAATATGG gTCCGTTAGTTATAGTACTGGATACAATTGATGGAATAATTTTTCGTATCTGCCCTTTTATCGCGGCTAGCATAGTTGCTGCATCTATATATTGGACTGCTGTAACATATGGAGCTGTCACTGTTATGCAAGTAGTTGGCCTTAAAGATGGTCTAGCTATGATGGAGCAAGCTGATCCTTTGGTGTTATTAGTTGGTTTGCCAACTATTCCAATATTATTAGTTTtgggtaaaatgttaagatggGAAGATCAGGCACTTAACCTTCTGAGGAGACACGCGTGTAAAGTTCCTATTTTAAGGCATTTTTTACCCAGTAG TTATTCAAGTGATGACAGAGTACAATCTGAGGAAATGCCACCTATGAGTGATCCAGTATCAGCGACGCGCATTCTTTGTGGTGCACTTTTATTGCCGAGTATTGCCAGCAtatgtggaaaaatattttttgaaagtaTACACTCCAATTTTCAAAGGACGTTACTT GGAGGTATAGCATTTATAACAATAAAAGGTGCATTCAAAATTTATCATAAACAACAGCAATATGTAAGACAGTGTCAGCGTCGGATAATGGATTATACGGAGAATAACGTCGCACTGTATAGAAGACAGCAAAATTCTGAAACGCAGACAAGTTAA